Proteins encoded by one window of Candidatus Binatia bacterium:
- a CDS encoding polyphosphate kinase 2 family protein, whose translation MNGSRSRGAIRVRPGRPVRLPAIDPDSTGGFSGKDAARASLEEDLERLRERQRLLYADGRHALLVVLQAMDTGGKDGTIRHVLSGLNPVACVVTSFKVPSAEELAHDFLWRIHRAVPPNGVIGVFNRSHYEDVLVVRVHELVPPSVWKGRYEQINQFERMLSENGVRIVKIYLHISKAEQKRRLQQRLDNPEKNWKFSEADLAERKLWGDYMAAYEDAINRCSTDVAPWHVVPANVKWARDAMVARLLRDTMDSMSLRRPKVSRKIARQKIR comes from the coding sequence ATGAACGGCTCCCGCTCCCGCGGAGCGATCCGCGTTCGCCCCGGACGCCCCGTCCGGCTCCCCGCGATCGATCCCGATTCCACCGGTGGCTTCTCGGGGAAGGACGCCGCGCGCGCCTCGCTCGAAGAGGATCTCGAGCGCCTGCGCGAGCGGCAGCGGCTCCTCTACGCCGACGGGCGCCATGCCCTTCTCGTCGTGCTCCAGGCGATGGACACGGGCGGGAAGGACGGCACGATCCGCCACGTGCTGAGCGGGCTCAATCCCGTCGCCTGCGTCGTCACCTCCTTCAAGGTTCCGAGCGCCGAGGAGCTGGCCCACGATTTCCTCTGGCGCATCCACCGGGCGGTCCCGCCGAACGGGGTCATCGGAGTCTTCAACCGCTCCCACTACGAGGACGTGCTGGTCGTCCGGGTCCACGAGCTGGTGCCTCCGTCCGTCTGGAAGGGGCGCTACGAGCAGATCAATCAGTTCGAGCGGATGCTGAGCGAGAACGGCGTGCGGATCGTGAAGATCTACCTCCATATCTCCAAGGCGGAGCAGAAGCGAAGGCTGCAGCAGCGATTGGACAACCCGGAGAAGAACTGGAAGTTCTCCGAGGCCGACCTCGCGGAGCGGAAGCTCTGGGGGGACTACATGGCTGCCTACGAGGATGCGATCAACCGCTGCTCGACCGACGTCGCTCCCTGGCACGTGGTGCCGGCGAACGTGAAGTGGGCGCGCGACGCCATGGTCGCCCGCCTGCTCCGCGACACCATGGACTCGATGAGTCTTCGCCGGCCCAAGGTATCGCGCAAGATCGCGAGGCAGAAGATCCGCTGA
- a CDS encoding tetratricopeptide repeat protein — protein sequence MAPIAAAFLIAGPLAAPRALAFGSAPSSKPAKVSTPSSPADSAALAAQTRASAEALYKKAWEDSEAGKADLKNNKPKDANKKFGKALKRYDQATKLDPTYFEAWNMVGFCSRKTGDLKRSFAAYDKALQLKPDYDEAHEYLGEAYLMSGDIAKAKEQLAWLKEKQSAEATELEEAIEAAEKGKTAEHGGW from the coding sequence TTGGCGCCCATCGCGGCGGCATTTCTGATCGCTGGTCCGCTCGCGGCCCCTCGCGCCCTCGCCTTCGGCTCGGCGCCCTCGTCCAAACCGGCCAAGGTCTCGACCCCCTCGTCGCCTGCGGATTCGGCGGCCCTGGCGGCTCAGACACGGGCCTCGGCCGAAGCCCTCTACAAGAAAGCGTGGGAAGATTCGGAGGCGGGCAAGGCGGACCTCAAGAACAACAAGCCGAAGGACGCGAACAAGAAGTTCGGGAAGGCGCTGAAGCGCTACGACCAGGCGACCAAGCTCGATCCCACCTACTTCGAAGCGTGGAACATGGTCGGGTTCTGCTCGCGCAAGACGGGCGACCTCAAGCGATCCTTCGCCGCGTACGACAAGGCGCTCCAGCTGAAGCCCGACTACGACGAGGCGCACGAGTACCTGGGCGAGGCGTATCTGATGTCGGGCGACATCGCGAAAGCGAAGGAGCAGCTGGCCTGGCTGAAGGAGAAGCAGAGCGCCGAGGCGACCGAGCTGGAGGAGGCGATCGAAGCGGCGGAAAAGGGGAAGACCGCGGAGCACGGCGGCTGGTAG
- a CDS encoding M43 family zinc metalloprotease, translating into MKRLLSLAALASLALLLTAPLALAAGEPDVGQGRWATAENGRMADNGEIVYRCGTDNRISHNAPDMAQINRWIQENRVMAGGVIPVNFHVIYDGSTGNVSDAQIAAQIQVLNRNYAGLDYNGNPVAGAQNTGYTFVLASVTRTNSRQWFKMTPGSRVESQAKNALAVNWTSSLNLYTAKPGQNLLGWSTFPWDLSSNGKMDGVVIHYASLPGGSLAPYNLGGTASHEVGHWVGLYHTFQGGCDGGNCSGGGDQVCDTPGEASATSGCPSGKDTCPEAGLDPIHNYMDYSTDACYNQFTPGQDVRADAMMANYRPLIGSARIANAEELPVTDFRATEAHGPRGTDAGDVVYRCATDAKGASMKAPKKSDVDLYIQQGRVAAGGVIPVYVHVITSGSSGNVTDAQIAAQIQVLNRNYAGLDYNGNPVAGAVNTGYTFVLAGTDRTSNRKWFTMTPGSRNEKQAKATLARNWTSALNLYTASPGQNLLGWSTFPWDLSANGNQDGVVVHYASLPGGSLSPYNLGGTASHEVGHWVGLYHTFQGGCDGGNCSGAGDLVCDTPGENTATSGCPSGKDTCPEAGLDPIHNYMDYSTDACYNQFTAGQDSRADFMMSTYRPLIGSARLANGAGAIQNARDVNGGLVRFAARPNPFNPRTKIEFGLAREGRATVRVFDIRGRLVSTVVDRVLPAGNHSFDFDAAKLSSGVYFMRLSADGQKQVRRLSLLK; encoded by the coding sequence ATGAAGCGTCTTCTGTCCCTCGCTGCACTCGCATCCCTCGCCCTTCTCCTCACGGCTCCCCTCGCGCTTGCGGCAGGTGAGCCGGACGTCGGCCAGGGCCGATGGGCAACCGCCGAGAACGGCCGCATGGCCGACAACGGCGAGATCGTCTACCGCTGCGGCACCGACAACCGCATTTCGCACAATGCCCCCGACATGGCGCAGATCAACCGGTGGATCCAGGAAAACCGGGTGATGGCGGGCGGCGTGATTCCGGTGAATTTCCACGTCATCTACGACGGCTCGACCGGCAATGTCTCCGACGCTCAGATCGCGGCGCAGATCCAGGTCTTGAACCGCAACTACGCGGGACTGGACTACAACGGGAATCCGGTGGCCGGGGCGCAGAACACGGGTTACACGTTTGTTCTGGCGAGCGTCACCCGAACCAACAGTCGGCAATGGTTCAAGATGACCCCGGGCTCGCGCGTCGAGTCGCAGGCGAAGAACGCGCTCGCGGTCAACTGGACCAGCTCCCTCAACCTGTACACGGCGAAGCCGGGGCAGAATCTCCTCGGCTGGTCGACGTTCCCCTGGGATCTCTCCAGCAACGGCAAGATGGACGGCGTGGTGATCCACTACGCGTCGCTCCCGGGCGGCTCGCTCGCGCCCTACAACCTGGGCGGTACGGCGTCGCACGAGGTGGGGCACTGGGTCGGCCTCTATCACACGTTCCAGGGCGGCTGCGACGGCGGCAACTGCTCCGGTGGCGGCGACCAGGTCTGCGACACGCCGGGTGAGGCTTCGGCCACGTCGGGCTGCCCGAGCGGCAAGGACACCTGCCCCGAGGCGGGTCTCGATCCGATCCACAACTACATGGATTACTCGACGGACGCCTGCTACAACCAGTTCACGCCCGGCCAGGACGTCCGCGCGGACGCCATGATGGCCAACTACCGGCCGCTCATCGGCTCGGCGCGCATCGCCAACGCCGAAGAACTCCCGGTCACCGACTTCCGCGCCACCGAAGCGCACGGCCCCCGCGGCACCGACGCGGGTGACGTGGTCTATCGCTGCGCCACCGACGCCAAGGGCGCGAGCATGAAGGCGCCGAAGAAGTCCGACGTCGACCTCTACATCCAGCAAGGGCGCGTTGCGGCGGGCGGCGTGATTCCGGTCTACGTCCACGTGATCACGAGCGGCTCGAGCGGCAACGTCACCGACGCCCAGATCGCGGCCCAGATCCAGGTGCTCAACCGCAACTATGCCGGGCTCGACTACAACGGCAACCCGGTCGCGGGCGCGGTGAACACGGGCTACACGTTCGTGCTCGCAGGCACCGATCGCACCAGCAACCGCAAGTGGTTCACCATGACCCCGGGCTCGCGCAACGAGAAGCAGGCGAAGGCGACCCTCGCCAGGAACTGGACGAGCGCGCTCAACCTGTACACGGCCTCTCCGGGCCAGAACCTGCTCGGCTGGTCGACCTTCCCCTGGGATCTCTCCGCGAACGGGAACCAGGACGGCGTCGTGGTCCACTACGCGTCCCTTCCGGGCGGCTCGCTCTCCCCGTACAACCTGGGCGGCACCGCCTCGCATGAGGTCGGGCACTGGGTCGGCCTCTACCACACGTTCCAGGGCGGATGCGACGGCGGCAACTGCTCCGGCGCCGGCGATCTCGTCTGCGACACGCCGGGCGAGAACACGGCCACGTCGGGCTGCCCCAGCGGCAAGGACACCTGCCCCGAGGCCGGTCTCGACCCGATCCACAACTACATGGATTACTCGACCGACGCCTGCTACAACCAGTTCACGGCCGGCCAGGACTCCCGCGCCGACTTCATGATGTCGACGTACCGGCCGCTCATCGGCTCGGCGCGACTCGCCAACGGAGCGGGCGCGATCCAGAACGCCCGCGACGTCAACGGCGGCCTCGTCCGCTTCGCCGCGCGGCCCAACCCGTTCAATCCCCGCACCAAGATCGAGTTCGGTCTCGCGCGTGAGGGACGGGCCACGGTGCGCGTGTTCGACATCCGGGGCCGACTGGTCTCGACGGTCGTGGACCGGGTGCTCCCGGCCGGAAACCACAGCTTCGACTTCGACGCAGCGAAGCTCTCCAGCGGGGTCTACTTCATGAGGCTCTCGGCCGACGGCCAGAAGCAGGTTCGCCGCCTGTCGCTGCTCAAGTAG
- a CDS encoding helicase HerA-like domain-containing protein encodes MAADFKDTIAKGYAFSGESIELGAAMKDGAVVDGATVRVPLAMMNRHGLVAGATGTGKTKTLQLMAEQLSAQGVPVFLADLKGDLSGIAAPGESSPKVLERAKAVGVTFQPAAFPAEFVGLSGKNGVPLRATVSSFGPLLLARAFQLNETQQSVLAMVFKLCDDQKLLLLDLADLKAVLQYLAGEGAGELASYGGLSKATVGVLLRKIVEMEQQGADRFFGEPEFEVQDLLRVDPSGKGIVTLLELDDIQDHPALFSTFLMWLLASLYRELPEVGDVAKPKLVFFFDEAHFLFEDASKAFLSEVEQTVRMIRSKGVGVFFVTQNPKDVPDDVLAQLGNRVQHALRAFTPDDEKALKAAANTFPRSEFYDIAKTILSLGIGEALVTVLSERGTPTPVAATRMIPPSSLMAPIPPAEREKRIQQSPLMAEYGKPVDRESARELLEARAQAPGAAPSAGSAAPAGRGRAAAPAPNMAEAVGKAINSPLGRAVGRELVRGLFGVLGVSTGTRRRRSF; translated from the coding sequence ATGGCGGCCGATTTCAAGGACACGATCGCGAAGGGCTACGCGTTCTCGGGCGAGTCGATCGAGCTCGGAGCGGCGATGAAGGACGGCGCGGTGGTGGACGGCGCCACGGTCCGCGTGCCGCTCGCGATGATGAACCGCCACGGACTGGTCGCGGGCGCCACCGGCACGGGAAAGACGAAAACCCTCCAGCTCATGGCCGAGCAGCTCTCCGCCCAGGGCGTGCCCGTGTTCCTCGCCGACTTGAAGGGCGATCTGAGCGGGATCGCCGCTCCCGGCGAATCGAGCCCCAAGGTGCTCGAGCGCGCGAAGGCGGTTGGCGTCACGTTCCAACCCGCGGCGTTTCCGGCCGAGTTCGTCGGGCTGTCGGGGAAGAACGGCGTTCCGCTGCGCGCCACCGTGTCGTCGTTCGGTCCGCTCCTGCTCGCGCGCGCGTTCCAGTTGAACGAGACGCAGCAGAGCGTCCTGGCCATGGTCTTCAAGCTGTGCGACGACCAGAAGCTGCTCCTCCTCGACCTCGCCGACTTGAAGGCGGTGCTCCAGTACCTCGCCGGGGAAGGCGCGGGAGAGCTCGCGTCGTACGGCGGACTATCCAAGGCGACGGTCGGCGTGCTGCTCCGGAAGATCGTGGAGATGGAGCAGCAGGGCGCCGACCGTTTCTTCGGGGAGCCCGAGTTCGAGGTCCAGGACCTGCTCCGCGTCGATCCCTCGGGCAAGGGGATCGTCACCCTCCTCGAGCTGGACGACATCCAGGACCACCCGGCGCTCTTCAGCACCTTTCTCATGTGGCTCCTCGCCTCGCTCTACCGCGAGCTGCCCGAGGTGGGCGACGTCGCAAAGCCCAAGCTGGTCTTCTTCTTCGACGAGGCGCACTTCCTCTTCGAGGACGCGAGCAAGGCGTTCCTGAGCGAGGTGGAGCAGACCGTGCGGATGATCCGCTCGAAGGGCGTGGGCGTCTTCTTCGTGACGCAGAACCCCAAGGACGTGCCGGACGACGTGCTGGCCCAGCTGGGCAACCGCGTCCAGCACGCGCTTCGCGCCTTCACCCCCGACGACGAGAAGGCGCTCAAGGCCGCGGCGAACACCTTTCCGCGTTCCGAGTTCTACGACATCGCGAAGACGATCCTCTCCCTCGGGATCGGCGAAGCCCTCGTCACCGTGCTCTCCGAGCGCGGGACGCCTACGCCGGTGGCCGCCACGCGCATGATCCCGCCCTCGAGCCTGATGGCCCCGATCCCGCCGGCCGAGCGCGAGAAGCGGATCCAGCAGTCGCCGCTCATGGCCGAGTACGGGAAGCCGGTCGACCGCGAGAGCGCCCGGGAGCTGCTCGAGGCGCGCGCGCAGGCGCCCGGCGCCGCACCGTCCGCCGGAAGCGCCGCTCCGGCCGGGCGCGGCCGCGCGGCCGCGCCGGCACCGAACATGGCGGAAGCGGTCGGCAAGGCGATCAACTCGCCGCTGGGCCGGGCGGTCGGGCGCGAGCTGGTGCGCGGCCTCTTCGGCGTGCTCGGCGTCTCGACCGGAACCCGGCGGCGCCGTAGCTTCTAG
- a CDS encoding cation:proton antiporter, protein MPHESFGPLLLAVAVILAAATAGGWLAERIRQPSVLGELVAGIVLGNLGLAGFHALEPFQTNTSLAALAELGVIVLLFDVGLESTIGDMMKVGRSALLVAALGVIAPFFLGWGAGAWLLPGRSTYVHVFLGAVLTATSVGITARVLRDLHQTKSEEAKIILGAAVIDDVLGLVILAVVTGIIAAAASGAGSVSVIGMSWIAAKALLFLVLAIVLGSLIARHALRFFARSRLPGTLLTGGLVVCFVLSYLAAAAGLAPIVGAFAAGLILEPAFFAAFEETRRGQTLRSLIHPISTILVPVFFVRTGMLVDLRSFANPAILGLAAALTVAAWVGKQACMLGVPRRGLNRLAVGIGMVPRGEVGLIFANIGTGLVLAGERIVTPPLYAAVVIMVIVTTLVTPPALQWSFRRGGAAPAH, encoded by the coding sequence GTGCCCCATGAATCGTTCGGCCCGCTCCTTCTCGCGGTCGCGGTCATCCTGGCCGCCGCGACGGCGGGAGGCTGGCTGGCCGAGCGCATCCGGCAGCCGTCCGTTCTGGGGGAGCTCGTCGCCGGCATCGTGCTCGGAAACCTGGGACTCGCGGGCTTCCACGCGCTCGAGCCGTTCCAGACGAACACGTCGCTCGCGGCCCTCGCCGAGCTGGGAGTGATCGTGCTCCTCTTCGACGTGGGGCTGGAATCCACGATCGGCGACATGATGAAGGTGGGGCGTTCCGCGCTCCTGGTCGCGGCGCTCGGCGTGATCGCGCCCTTCTTCCTGGGCTGGGGCGCGGGGGCGTGGCTCCTCCCCGGCCGTTCGACCTACGTCCACGTGTTCCTGGGCGCGGTGCTGACCGCGACCAGCGTCGGCATCACGGCGCGCGTCCTGCGGGACCTGCACCAGACGAAGAGCGAGGAGGCGAAGATCATCCTGGGAGCGGCCGTGATCGACGACGTGCTGGGGCTCGTGATCCTGGCCGTGGTGACCGGGATCATCGCCGCGGCGGCCTCGGGAGCGGGATCGGTCTCCGTGATCGGCATGAGCTGGATCGCGGCCAAGGCGCTCCTGTTCCTCGTGCTCGCCATCGTGCTCGGGTCGCTCATCGCGCGCCACGCGCTCCGCTTCTTCGCGCGGTCGCGCCTTCCCGGGACGCTCCTCACGGGAGGACTCGTGGTCTGCTTCGTCCTCTCCTACCTGGCGGCCGCCGCCGGCCTCGCGCCGATCGTCGGCGCGTTCGCGGCGGGGCTCATCCTCGAGCCCGCGTTCTTCGCCGCGTTCGAGGAGACCCGGCGCGGGCAGACGCTCCGTTCCCTCATCCACCCGATCTCCACGATCCTCGTGCCGGTGTTCTTCGTCCGGACGGGGATGCTCGTGGACCTGCGCTCCTTCGCGAACCCCGCCATCCTCGGCCTCGCGGCCGCGCTCACGGTGGCGGCCTGGGTCGGCAAGCAGGCCTGCATGCTGGGCGTGCCGCGGCGCGGATTGAACCGGCTGGCGGTCGGGATCGGAATGGTCCCCCGCGGCGAGGTCGGCCTCATCTTCGCGAACATCGGAACCGGCCTCGTGCTGGCCGGAGAGCGCATCGTCACGCCGCCGCTCTACGCGGCGGTCGTCATCATGGTCATCGTCACGACGCTCGTCACCCCGCCGGCGCTCCAGTGGAGCTTCCGGCGCGGGGGCGCGGCGCCGGCTCATTGA
- a CDS encoding GNAT family N-acetyltransferase, with product MNAAPGQVRIRSLSELDISRIVAIDERLTGIYRPDVWERRVGYYIRRDADACPVAEVDGRVVGFMFSDVRGGEFGLEETSGWIERFGVDPDYQGRSIGRRLFDAVVENMKARGATVLRTIVDQKDEELASFLRAVGFVNAPLTALELPMKGADMAGGRRAERA from the coding sequence GTGAACGCCGCGCCGGGGCAGGTCCGCATCCGTTCCCTCTCCGAGCTGGATATCTCCCGGATCGTCGCCATCGACGAGCGCCTGACCGGGATCTACCGCCCCGACGTCTGGGAGCGGCGCGTCGGCTACTACATCCGGCGCGACGCCGACGCCTGCCCCGTGGCCGAGGTGGACGGGAGGGTCGTCGGATTCATGTTCTCCGACGTGCGCGGCGGCGAATTCGGCCTCGAAGAGACCAGCGGGTGGATCGAGCGCTTCGGCGTCGACCCCGACTACCAGGGGCGCTCCATCGGCCGGCGGCTCTTCGACGCCGTGGTCGAGAACATGAAAGCCCGCGGGGCGACGGTGCTCCGCACGATCGTGGACCAGAAGGACGAGGAACTGGCCTCCTTCCTCCGCGCGGTGGGGTTCGTGAACGCCCCGCTCACCGCGCTCGAGCTCCCGATGAAGGGAGCGGACATGGCCGGAGGACGGCGGGCCGAACGCGCATGA
- a CDS encoding OmpA family protein produces MNARMRRLLGAAAIVAAAVANAIAPGSASADDPTGWIAPGGGELWIPNELGVEPHHPMFGAIAGVALSRSLALEARGIYAKSESDSGATLKLLHLSGDFTLFLLQDRIQPYLMVGAGAMHLAGDSTSATKLALNGGLGFHIRLNDRLALRLDGREVAYKVFVPSENAEKYKHGPEAFASLSFGFGGAAKDSDRDGVRDKVDRCPGTPLGARVDASGCPVDSDQDGVPDGIDRCEGTPKGAAVDATGCTMDADQDGVPDGVDQCSNTPAGARVNATGCPVDTDNDTVPDGLDQCDGTPAGCIVNPNGCPTDADQDGVCDGLDKCPDTPENARVDATGCPITVSSKETELLETGMIRLQNVNFDTGKAKILPESFATLDEVADILGRWPDLRIEIAGHTDSRGTDARNLALSQARASAVRDYLVNKFPELKPEQFTAKGYGETQPIATNTTALGRARNRRVEFRVLNKETLRKESEKRGLAPKE; encoded by the coding sequence GTGAACGCACGGATGCGCCGCCTGCTCGGCGCCGCCGCGATCGTGGCCGCCGCCGTGGCGAACGCCATCGCGCCAGGCTCCGCGAGCGCCGACGATCCCACCGGATGGATCGCGCCCGGAGGAGGCGAGCTCTGGATTCCCAACGAGCTCGGCGTCGAGCCGCATCATCCCATGTTCGGCGCGATCGCGGGGGTTGCCCTCTCGCGGTCCCTGGCCCTCGAGGCGCGCGGCATCTACGCGAAGTCGGAATCGGACTCCGGCGCGACCCTGAAGCTGCTCCACCTGAGCGGCGACTTCACCCTGTTCCTCCTCCAGGACCGCATCCAGCCCTATCTCATGGTGGGCGCCGGCGCCATGCACCTGGCTGGCGACAGCACGAGCGCGACCAAGCTCGCCTTGAACGGCGGGCTCGGCTTCCACATCCGCCTCAACGACCGGCTCGCGCTGCGCCTGGACGGCCGCGAGGTGGCCTACAAGGTGTTCGTGCCCAGTGAAAACGCAGAGAAGTACAAGCACGGCCCCGAGGCCTTCGCGTCGCTCTCCTTCGGATTCGGCGGCGCGGCCAAGGACAGCGATCGCGACGGCGTGCGCGATAAGGTCGACCGCTGCCCCGGCACGCCGCTCGGCGCCCGCGTGGACGCGTCCGGATGCCCGGTGGACAGCGACCAGGACGGCGTCCCCGACGGCATCGACCGCTGCGAGGGCACCCCGAAGGGCGCCGCCGTCGACGCGACCGGCTGCACGATGGACGCGGACCAGGACGGGGTTCCCGACGGCGTCGACCAGTGCAGCAACACGCCGGCCGGAGCGCGGGTCAACGCCACCGGCTGCCCGGTGGACACCGACAACGACACGGTTCCGGACGGCCTCGACCAGTGCGACGGAACGCCGGCGGGATGCATCGTGAATCCGAACGGCTGCCCCACCGACGCCGATCAGGACGGCGTCTGCGACGGCCTCGACAAGTGTCCCGACACGCCGGAGAACGCGCGCGTGGACGCGACCGGCTGCCCGATCACGGTCAGCTCCAAGGAGACGGAGCTGCTCGAGACCGGCATGATCCGACTCCAGAACGTGAACTTCGACACCGGCAAGGCGAAGATCCTGCCGGAATCGTTCGCCACGCTCGACGAGGTGGCCGACATCCTGGGCCGGTGGCCGGATCTGCGCATCGAGATTGCCGGACACACCGATTCGCGCGGCACCGACGCGCGGAACCTGGCCCTCAGCCAGGCGCGCGCCAGCGCGGTGCGCGACTATCTCGTGAACAAGTTCCCGGAGCTCAAGCCGGAGCAGTTCACCGCGAAGGGCTACGGCGAGACGCAGCCGATCGCGACGAACACGACCGCGCTGGGACGCGCCCGCAACCGGCGCGTGGAGTTCCGCGTACTGAACAAGGAGACGCTCCGAAAGGAATCGGAGAAGCGAGGGCTCGCCCCGAAGGAGTGA
- a CDS encoding protein kinase: MIGTLLGRYRVLEPLGEGGMGRVFLAEDPALGRRVAVKVLPPEFSQDKDRRERLLHEARAASALNHPNILTIHDLGEADGALYVAMERVEGCTLREWAHGRSRSPSEVLHLLRQALAALGVAHQAGLVHRDLKPENIMVRTDGLLKILDFGLARSVTPGVAARTATLPGTILGTAPYMSPEQVLGQPAGPASDLFSLGSILYELLTGRHPFAANTAVETMHRILHEAPEAPSRVNRALTADFDFVLAKALSKDPTRRHASAHDMDIDLETLECGCGTAAPLDEEGAGPRTLAVLPFKNIGGDPELSYLGVGLADAVITRLSSSPDLIVRATSSIASYHNQPVDPRRVGTELDTSAVLDASFQRFGERFRATARLVETATGRSLWAGKVDLKFDDIFEVQDQVAHGIAEAMTARLQQAPAKGAHSHAPSPQAYALLLKGQEAWRSSSEEGFRRGIALAEEAVRVDPAFADAWGFLGSYYHGLTDAGFDPDPIWFAKADHALAQALSLDPENLQALFARAALRLTRGAKRDAYAGFTAIYGRAPNNPFVPHYFSYLFRLCDMIDVALTASLRGTEIDPSTPWPYWMRIRLLAMSGRLREAREEHEATQARFPSTRGNPEFFMLLFGDQPEELVKRVESEALTPRTGSMMANVALALAKVGRNSDAASYVPRIERYAAVDMDMAADMAALSAHLGDPDAAFRHLDRAVALGNDTLSLYENPIFFAPLFEDKRWGPFLDGVRTRVSQWKQEFRWPPI; this comes from the coding sequence ATGATCGGCACCCTGCTCGGCCGCTACCGCGTCCTCGAGCCGCTCGGCGAGGGCGGGATGGGACGCGTCTTCCTCGCCGAAGATCCCGCGCTCGGGCGGAGAGTCGCCGTGAAAGTGTTGCCGCCGGAGTTTTCGCAGGACAAGGACCGGCGCGAGCGCCTTCTGCACGAAGCGCGGGCGGCCTCCGCGCTCAATCACCCGAACATTCTCACCATCCACGATCTCGGCGAAGCGGACGGCGCCTTGTATGTCGCCATGGAGCGGGTTGAAGGATGCACGCTGCGCGAGTGGGCCCACGGTCGCTCACGCTCTCCTTCGGAGGTACTCCATCTTCTGCGCCAGGCTCTCGCGGCGCTCGGCGTCGCGCATCAGGCGGGGCTGGTGCACCGCGACCTAAAGCCCGAGAACATCATGGTTCGCACCGACGGTCTCTTGAAGATCCTGGATTTCGGATTGGCCCGGAGCGTCACGCCCGGCGTCGCGGCGCGCACAGCGACGTTGCCGGGAACGATCCTCGGCACCGCGCCGTACATGTCGCCCGAGCAAGTCCTCGGCCAGCCCGCCGGACCGGCAAGCGATCTCTTCTCGCTCGGCTCGATCCTCTACGAGCTGCTCACGGGTCGTCATCCGTTCGCGGCGAACACCGCGGTCGAAACGATGCATCGCATCCTGCACGAAGCGCCGGAGGCGCCTTCGCGCGTGAATCGCGCGCTCACCGCGGATTTCGACTTCGTGCTGGCGAAGGCGCTCTCCAAGGATCCCACCCGGCGGCACGCCTCCGCCCACGATATGGACATCGATCTCGAGACGCTGGAGTGCGGCTGCGGCACGGCGGCGCCGCTGGATGAAGAAGGCGCCGGTCCGCGCACGCTGGCCGTGCTCCCGTTCAAGAATATCGGGGGCGATCCGGAGCTGAGCTACCTGGGCGTCGGCCTCGCGGACGCGGTCATCACGCGGCTCTCCTCATCGCCCGACCTGATCGTGCGCGCCACGAGCAGCATCGCCTCCTACCACAACCAGCCCGTCGATCCGCGCCGCGTCGGGACCGAGCTGGACACGAGCGCCGTGCTCGACGCCTCGTTCCAGCGCTTCGGCGAGCGGTTCCGGGCGACCGCTCGGCTGGTGGAGACGGCCACGGGCCGCTCCCTCTGGGCGGGGAAGGTGGACCTCAAGTTCGACGACATCTTCGAGGTCCAGGACCAGGTGGCCCACGGGATCGCGGAGGCGATGACCGCGCGGCTGCAGCAGGCCCCGGCAAAAGGGGCCCACAGCCACGCACCGTCCCCGCAGGCGTATGCCCTCCTCCTGAAGGGCCAGGAGGCGTGGCGCTCGTCGAGCGAGGAGGGGTTTCGGAGGGGGATTGCGCTGGCCGAAGAGGCGGTGCGGGTCGATCCGGCGTTCGCCGACGCCTGGGGGTTCCTGGGAAGTTACTACCATGGCCTGACCGACGCCGGCTTCGATCCCGACCCGATCTGGTTCGCCAAGGCCGATCACGCCCTGGCCCAGGCCCTCTCGCTCGATCCCGAGAATCTCCAAGCCCTCTTCGCGAGAGCTGCTCTGCGGCTGACCCGCGGAGCCAAGCGCGACGCCTACGCCGGCTTCACGGCGATCTACGGGCGCGCTCCGAACAACCCGTTCGTGCCCCATTACTTCTCCTACCTGTTCCGCTTGTGCGACATGATCGACGTGGCCCTGACCGCCTCGCTGCGGGGAACCGAGATCGATCCGAGTACGCCATGGCCGTACTGGATGCGCATTCGTTTGCTGGCGATGTCGGGCCGGCTCCGCGAGGCGCGCGAGGAACATGAAGCGACCCAGGCGAGGTTCCCCTCGACGCGGGGGAATCCCGAATTCTTCATGCTCCTCTTCGGGGACCAGCCTGAGGAGCTGGTGAAGCGAGTCGAATCCGAAGCGCTGACGCCCCGGACCGGATCGATGATGGCGAACGTGGCCCTCGCCCTCGCCAAGGTGGGCCGCAACTCCGACGCTGCCTCCTACGTTCCCCGCATCGAGCGCTACGCGGCCGTGGACATGGATATGGCGGCGGACATGGCCGCCCTTAGCGCCCACCTGGGAGATCCGGATGCGGCGTTCCGCCATCTCGACCGCGCGGTGGCTCTCGGCAACGACACGCTGTCCCTGTACGAGAACCCGATCTTCTTCGCACCGCTCTTCGAAGACAAACGCTGGGGGCCCTTCCTGGACGGAGTCCGCACGCGGGTGAGTCAGTGGAAGCAAGAATTCCGCTGGCCCCCGATCTGA